Proteins found in one bacterium genomic segment:
- a CDS encoding cytochrome P450 gives MMRPYHPPSFHPEDADWYRGDPHAAFRELRANDPVHWHEAGGFFCVTRHADIQYVSRHPRLFSSARGTQLFEALPSRRGKLLGNASGGAAPAIIRMDPPAHNIHRKLVIGEFTTQRVARMEPWIREVARQSLDAIDPAGPIDLVDRIAVPLPMQVIAVLLGVPPEDADQFKRWSDAVVELGGGETVAANVRVMGELITYLGGVITERRREPRDDLVSHLLASEIDGRRLTDAEMGMFCVTLLVAGNETTRNLISGGALALAQHPDQRDALASDASLIPNAVEEMLRWVSPVRSFVRHVNEDTELRGQKIREGDYVALFYASANRDEEVFGDDAEAFDIRRADARRHIAFGFGEHLCLGAPLARLEARVMFEELLARWPRFEPTAPATPLHSSLMQGLQHLPVMLAP, from the coding sequence TTGATGCGCCCCTACCACCCGCCCTCATTCCACCCGGAAGACGCAGACTGGTACCGGGGCGATCCCCACGCGGCGTTTCGGGAGCTCCGAGCCAACGACCCGGTGCACTGGCATGAGGCGGGCGGCTTCTTCTGCGTAACTCGCCATGCGGACATCCAGTACGTGTCCCGCCACCCGCGGCTCTTCTCCTCGGCACGCGGCACGCAGCTCTTCGAGGCCTTGCCTTCCCGCCGGGGGAAGCTCCTCGGCAACGCGAGCGGCGGGGCCGCGCCGGCCATCATCCGCATGGACCCGCCGGCCCACAACATCCACCGCAAGCTGGTGATTGGCGAGTTCACGACCCAGCGCGTTGCGAGGATGGAGCCGTGGATTCGCGAAGTCGCCCGCCAATCTCTCGACGCCATCGACCCCGCCGGCCCGATCGATCTCGTCGATCGGATCGCCGTACCTCTACCCATGCAGGTGATCGCCGTGCTCCTGGGTGTGCCGCCTGAAGACGCCGACCAGTTCAAGCGCTGGTCCGACGCAGTGGTCGAACTGGGTGGCGGCGAAACGGTTGCCGCCAATGTGCGGGTGATGGGCGAGTTGATCACGTACCTCGGCGGAGTCATCACGGAACGCCGGAGAGAGCCGCGAGACGATCTGGTTTCGCACCTCCTGGCCTCCGAGATCGACGGGCGGCGGCTCACCGACGCGGAGATGGGGATGTTCTGCGTCACGCTACTCGTGGCGGGCAACGAGACCACCCGAAATCTCATCTCGGGGGGCGCACTCGCACTCGCACAGCACCCAGATCAACGCGATGCGCTGGCGTCCGACGCTTCGCTGATACCGAATGCGGTCGAGGAGATGCTGCGCTGGGTGTCTCCCGTCCGCAGCTTCGTTCGCCATGTGAACGAGGACACCGAGCTTCGTGGCCAGAAGATCCGTGAGGGCGACTATGTGGCGCTCTTCTATGCATCGGCGAACAGGGACGAGGAAGTCTTCGGCGACGATGCAGAGGCTTTCGACATCCGCCGGGCCGATGCCCGGCGTCACATCGCCTTTGGCTTTGGCGAGCACCTTTGTCTCGGTGCTCCGCTTGCCCGCCTCGAGGCGCGTGTGATGTTCGAGGAGCTGCTCGCTCGTTGGCCCCGCTTCGAGCCCACGGCACCCGCAACGCCGCTTCACTCGAGCTTGATGCAAGGCCTCCAGCACCTGCCGGTGATGCTCGCTCCGTGA
- a CDS encoding autotransporter domain-containing protein, translated as MLLSAPRLVAAQVCAGGPPDPNVTGPSGSLNVSGGSCVYVSPTGAVTGRVRTSGTYTVTNDGQINNPGSQGILDTSSDTIVSNRGSIDARDGIVVRDRATITNTGTLRATRFGLRGRNDASIVNRGFIDAGTYGILSNNRSFVRNDGTRRSGRYGIRVLDDSSVLHRGSIDAGRYGIYARRRSQVDASGSIRSGWDGIRLLDDGVVTNAASIDSGRRGIYVRNRGSVVNTGRVDSVLRGIEGRDDANLVNKGIARSSTREGIYARHRANIVNRGTAEGTIGIRINGVDGSITNSGRVVGTSGTAIRFRNGTNQLTLETGSKIFGDIQGGTGTDSVFLEGSGGYAGRFLAFESLTRRGRGLWTLRGMSTIGGPALISGGTLQVDGVLDAATFAVGSGGTLGGRGTVVPDVIVRGTVGPGAAGGIGTLRTRGNVTFHRSSRLAIDVTPDSADRLRIGGKATLRGGTIVVNQDSGTFRDGKRYDILTTGGGRTGRFATTVTSGSPVLRFETLYPKGRVQLRVERLPYASLPTLTPNQSRVAGALDHAVAAGSSPAASTLTSSLDFLQENEIAAALTSMDPETFDVYPQLADHMAELRFDTIERRLRAAAGGPARLGFQPAEPIPSSPVTEAPEPGETLPAVSSPHPKPSSPDSNRPTLWAYGLGVSGEKPGATDVAGYDFDGAGTMLGADLLLSEHFRMGLAGSWQETDVASDRPGSAGEILGRGLSLYATIESDGPLFADVMVQQLWNRYESERRVAFADVQRRATSDHDGRVFAA; from the coding sequence TTGCTCCTTTCGGCCCCCCGCCTGGTGGCGGCCCAGGTATGTGCAGGTGGTCCCCCCGACCCGAACGTCACAGGCCCCAGCGGCTCGTTGAACGTGAGCGGCGGAAGCTGCGTCTACGTCAGCCCGACCGGCGCCGTGACGGGCCGCGTCCGTACGTCGGGCACGTACACGGTGACCAACGACGGACAGATCAACAATCCGGGCAGCCAGGGGATCCTGGATACCTCGAGCGACACCATCGTTTCGAACCGCGGCAGCATCGACGCCCGCGATGGGATCGTGGTCCGGGATCGAGCAACGATCACGAACACAGGGACGTTGCGGGCTACGCGCTTCGGACTTCGCGGGCGAAATGATGCCAGCATCGTGAACCGAGGCTTCATCGATGCCGGCACGTACGGGATTCTGTCGAACAACCGATCCTTCGTACGAAACGACGGAACGCGTCGATCCGGGCGATACGGGATACGGGTTCTGGACGACAGCAGCGTCCTCCATCGGGGATCCATCGACGCGGGCCGCTACGGCATCTACGCACGCCGGCGCAGCCAGGTGGACGCGTCCGGGAGCATTCGCTCCGGCTGGGATGGCATCCGCCTCCTCGATGACGGCGTTGTTACGAATGCTGCGAGCATCGATTCAGGCCGACGCGGTATCTATGTCCGCAACCGGGGTTCGGTGGTCAATACGGGCCGGGTCGATTCCGTACTTCGAGGAATCGAAGGGCGCGATGATGCGAACCTGGTGAACAAGGGGATCGCCAGATCGAGCACCCGGGAAGGAATCTACGCTCGCCACCGTGCCAACATCGTGAATCGAGGTACAGCGGAGGGCACGATCGGAATACGGATCAACGGTGTCGACGGAAGCATCACCAACTCGGGACGTGTCGTTGGCACTTCCGGTACGGCGATCCGCTTCCGCAACGGCACCAACCAACTCACCCTCGAGACGGGTTCGAAGATCTTCGGCGACATCCAGGGAGGCACCGGTACGGATTCGGTCTTCCTCGAGGGAAGTGGAGGCTACGCCGGGAGGTTTCTGGCATTCGAATCCTTGACACGTCGCGGCCGGGGCCTTTGGACCCTGCGCGGCATGTCGACGATCGGTGGGCCTGCGTTGATCTCCGGCGGCACACTTCAGGTCGATGGCGTGCTGGATGCTGCGACATTCGCCGTGGGATCCGGTGGGACGCTAGGCGGACGCGGAACGGTAGTTCCGGATGTGATCGTCCGCGGAACCGTTGGCCCCGGGGCTGCGGGTGGAATCGGTACGTTGCGTACGCGCGGCAATGTGACCTTTCATCGCAGCAGCCGTCTCGCGATCGACGTCACGCCGGATTCCGCCGATCGACTCCGGATTGGAGGGAAGGCAACACTTCGGGGTGGCACGATCGTCGTCAACCAGGACAGCGGGACGTTTCGTGACGGGAAGCGATACGACATCCTGACGACGGGCGGTGGCCGAACGGGTCGATTCGCGACCACGGTGACGAGTGGCTCTCCCGTCCTGCGGTTCGAGACGCTCTATCCGAAGGGCCGAGTCCAATTGCGAGTCGAGCGGCTTCCTTATGCATCGCTGCCGACCCTGACACCCAATCAGAGCCGTGTCGCAGGCGCTCTCGATCATGCCGTCGCTGCGGGTTCCAGCCCCGCTGCGAGCACACTCACATCGTCCCTCGATTTTCTCCAGGAGAATGAAATCGCAGCGGCGCTGACCTCGATGGATCCGGAGACCTTCGATGTCTATCCCCAGCTTGCCGATCACATGGCAGAGTTGCGTTTCGATACGATCGAACGCCGCCTGCGAGCTGCTGCGGGGGGGCCGGCCCGCCTGGGATTCCAGCCCGCGGAACCGATTCCTTCCTCACCAGTGACCGAGGCTCCCGAACCCGGCGAAACCCTGCCCGCCGTATCCTCACCGCATCCGAAGCCGTCTTCCCCAGATTCGAACAGGCCGACACTCTGGGCGTACGGGCTCGGCGTTTCCGGAGAGAAACCGGGCGCCACCGATGTTGCTGGCTACGATTTCGACGGCGCTGGAACGATGCTGGGGGCCGATCTGCTGCTCTCAGAGCATTTTCGGATGGGCCTTGCGGGCAGCTGGCAAGAGACCGACGTCGCATCCGACCGCCCGGGTAGTGCCGGTGAAATCCTCGGTCGTGGCTTGTCACTCTATGCGACGATCGAAAGCGACGGGCCGCTCTTCGCCGATGTGATGGTTCAGCAGCTATGGAATCGTTACGAAAGTGAACGTCGGGTTGCCTTCGCCGACGTGCAGCGTCGCGCGACGTCAGATCACGATGGCCGTGTATTCGCCGCTTAG
- a CDS encoding acyl-CoA dehydrogenase: MHIDFTPEQKALRQELRAYYAGLLQGDLRRRLDEEWDLLGGPAFREAMGRMGKDGWLVIGWPEEWGGQGRGHIEQFIFWDETYRARAPLPLITVNTVGPMLMQHGTKEQQDALLPKIRDGELMVSIGYTEPNAGTDLASLQTRAVRDGDEWVINGQKVYTTHAHDADYVWLACRTDPDAPKHKGISIILVPTTDPGYTATPIETIGGEITYATFYENIRVPVSNTIGPENGGWGLITGQLNLERITLAMPASLDRLFDEVWAWTEKTERPGGGRMLDEPWVQQSLAKVYAEVEALKVMNWRSAWLIDQGTPGMAESSAVKAFGTEMVIDCYRLLQEITGQAGIVRRGEGGALFGGLLESAYRMAMVNTFGGGVNEVQRDIIAAAGLQMPRARR; the protein is encoded by the coding sequence ATGCACATCGATTTCACCCCCGAGCAGAAGGCCCTGCGCCAGGAGCTGCGGGCCTATTACGCCGGTCTTCTGCAAGGTGATCTGCGCCGGCGGCTGGATGAAGAATGGGACCTGCTCGGTGGGCCGGCGTTTCGTGAGGCCATGGGGCGGATGGGGAAGGACGGTTGGCTGGTGATCGGTTGGCCCGAAGAATGGGGTGGCCAGGGCCGCGGGCATATCGAGCAATTCATCTTCTGGGATGAGACGTATCGCGCGCGCGCTCCGCTTCCGCTGATCACCGTCAACACGGTCGGGCCGATGCTGATGCAGCACGGTACGAAGGAGCAGCAGGACGCGCTGCTGCCGAAGATCCGCGACGGTGAGTTGATGGTTTCGATCGGCTACACGGAGCCGAATGCGGGGACCGATCTTGCGTCGTTGCAGACACGCGCCGTTAGGGATGGCGACGAGTGGGTGATCAACGGGCAGAAGGTCTACACGACCCACGCCCACGATGCGGACTACGTATGGTTGGCCTGTCGCACGGATCCGGATGCACCGAAGCACAAGGGCATCTCGATCATCCTCGTGCCGACCACCGATCCCGGTTACACGGCGACGCCGATCGAAACGATCGGTGGTGAGATCACCTACGCAACGTTCTACGAGAACATCCGCGTGCCTGTCTCGAATACGATCGGGCCTGAGAACGGCGGCTGGGGGTTGATCACCGGGCAGCTCAACCTGGAGCGCATCACCCTCGCCATGCCGGCCAGCCTCGACCGGCTGTTCGATGAGGTGTGGGCCTGGACGGAGAAGACGGAACGCCCGGGCGGTGGACGCATGCTCGACGAGCCGTGGGTGCAGCAGAGCCTGGCGAAGGTCTATGCCGAGGTCGAAGCGCTCAAGGTGATGAACTGGCGTTCTGCCTGGCTGATCGATCAGGGAACACCAGGAATGGCGGAATCCTCGGCGGTCAAGGCCTTCGGCACCGAGATGGTGATCGATTGTTACCGGTTGTTGCAAGAGATCACGGGCCAGGCTGGAATCGTGCGGCGCGGGGAAGGTGGAGCACTCTTCGGCGGGTTGCTCGAAAGCGCCTATCGAATGGCGATGGTGAATACCTTCGGCGGCGGTGTGAACGAAGTGCAACGCGACATCATCGCGGCGGCCGGCCTCCAGATGCCCCGCGCCCGGCGTTAG
- a CDS encoding DUF4345 domain-containing protein has protein sequence MDSALASIPLLGALAAVLLGAVGLLRPLVLAEATGLATSGLHGMSELRAVFGGNLGSIGLVCLITREPAAFLVGAAAFMGGGVAKLISLAIDRPEPGKVVPGLILDFVVGTALLTGHLG, from the coding sequence ATGGATTCCGCTCTCGCCAGCATTCCCCTGCTGGGTGCTCTCGCGGCCGTGCTGCTCGGGGCCGTCGGTCTGCTGCGCCCTCTCGTGCTGGCTGAGGCCACCGGCCTTGCGACCAGCGGGCTCCATGGCATGAGTGAGCTGCGGGCCGTATTCGGGGGCAACCTCGGATCCATCGGCCTCGTGTGTCTCATCACCCGGGAGCCGGCGGCGTTTCTGGTCGGCGCGGCGGCCTTCATGGGCGGCGGTGTCGCCAAGCTGATCTCCCTGGCCATCGACCGGCCCGAACCGGGTAAGGTCGTGCCCGGGCTGATTCTCGATTTCGTGGTGGGTACGGCACTACTCACCGGGCACCTGGGCTGA
- a CDS encoding TfoX/Sxy family protein: MAFGSQAAGVNKLSEFQEFVIDQLGEAGDIQAKRMFGGVGVYVEEVFCAILTGEGRFYLRVDDGNREAFVSRGLAQMRGNGKAMMPYFQVPAEVMKTDESWRSGRPMREQQPCEQRPERRGGGRGHGTGADLLAREFSLARPRSPALGQPPPASLPAGALSCRHPIVRLRGASAHPTNAATRPRARADP, encoded by the coding sequence TTGGCATTCGGAAGCCAGGCTGCCGGGGTGAACAAGCTCAGCGAGTTCCAGGAATTCGTGATCGACCAACTCGGCGAAGCCGGCGATATCCAGGCAAAGCGCATGTTTGGCGGAGTCGGCGTCTACGTGGAAGAGGTGTTCTGCGCGATCCTCACTGGAGAGGGCCGCTTCTACCTGCGCGTCGATGATGGGAACCGGGAAGCGTTCGTGAGCCGGGGCCTCGCCCAGATGCGTGGCAACGGCAAGGCGATGATGCCCTACTTCCAGGTACCGGCGGAGGTGATGAAGACGGACGAGAGCTGGCGATCTGGGCGGCCGATGCGCGAGCAGCAGCCCTGCGAGCAAAGACCGGAAAGAAGAGGCGGGGGGCGAGGTCACGGAACAGGAGCTGATCTCCTGGCACGAGAGTTCAGTCTGGCACGCCCTCGATCGCCAGCGCTCGGGCAACCTCCCCCGGCCTCGCTTCCGGCAGGGGCACTTTCGTGTCGGCACCCAATCGTTCGACTCCGGGGAGCGTCGGCGCACCCAACCAATGCAGCGACGCGCCCGCGGGCACGGGCAGATCCATGA
- a CDS encoding autotransporter outer membrane beta-barrel domain-containing protein, with protein sequence MRFEWKRLSWEPKLGVRYARLSQDGFEEEGAGAFNLAVDGRSSDGLESFVGLRLATGFRLLDERLEVAPEIHGEWAQQWLSDDRRIGASLPGLAQSSFHVRGDGRAGQEWSTGIGLVAHWNERLRFELQYDFHRGRDEFRSHALVGGLEWQF encoded by the coding sequence TTGCGCTTCGAGTGGAAGAGGCTCTCCTGGGAACCGAAGCTCGGAGTTCGTTATGCAAGGCTCTCTCAGGACGGGTTCGAAGAAGAGGGTGCGGGTGCCTTCAACCTCGCCGTGGATGGTCGCTCCAGCGATGGCTTGGAGAGCTTCGTGGGGCTTCGTCTTGCCACAGGCTTTCGTCTCCTGGACGAGCGCCTCGAAGTGGCACCGGAAATCCACGGCGAGTGGGCACAGCAGTGGCTGAGTGACGACCGCCGGATCGGCGCCTCGCTCCCTGGCCTGGCCCAGTCGTCCTTCCATGTTCGAGGCGACGGTCGTGCAGGACAGGAATGGTCGACGGGGATCGGCCTCGTGGCCCACTGGAACGAGCGGCTCCGCTTCGAGCTCCAGTACGATTTTCACCGTGGGCGTGACGAGTTTCGCAGCCATGCCCTGGTCGGCGGCTTGGAGTGGCAGTTCTAG
- a CDS encoding sigma-54-dependent Fis family transcriptional regulator produces MNQVISVLVVDDCPEALDLIAGEFATPDFSVTRAADGAEAWLAYQQENPDVIVSDVRMPEADGFDLLRNIRSASSVPLVLLTAYAEVSAAVSALRSGADDYLRFPEDLERLEPLVRGLVRRRGLAPGDEAERLLTGHSRELDEVRQAIRILAPVDAPVFVTGEKGVGRARIAEALHSLSGSRHPLLRVDKETQGLPDGHGAILLCDIDAFPVPEQRRWFTELHRIRGQSSDFSRILATGREGAGTAQDGTSLDARLYKELNTLRIRVPALRERPADIEALAHELMAEAAQSMGIEGHRLSDEAIQALLGQPWPGNIRELKNVLEKALAYAGGRVVSGAAIREAIRAVVCQQHEGLLQRRAARHAAERDELVDLLDQCGGNMAEMARRLGMTRGAVAYRLKKHGLA; encoded by the coding sequence ATGAATCAGGTGATTTCGGTCCTGGTCGTGGACGATTGCCCCGAAGCGCTGGACTTGATTGCGGGAGAGTTCGCAACGCCGGATTTTTCAGTGACGCGAGCTGCGGATGGGGCTGAGGCATGGCTCGCCTATCAACAGGAGAACCCGGACGTCATCGTCAGCGATGTGCGAATGCCCGAAGCTGACGGTTTCGACCTGCTCCGAAATATCCGATCCGCATCGAGCGTTCCCCTCGTGTTGTTGACGGCCTACGCGGAGGTTTCAGCGGCGGTTTCCGCGTTGCGAAGCGGGGCCGATGACTACCTTCGCTTTCCCGAAGATCTCGAAAGGCTTGAACCTCTTGTTCGCGGGCTCGTTCGGCGCAGGGGGCTGGCTCCGGGCGACGAGGCCGAGAGACTCTTGACGGGCCACTCGCGGGAGCTGGACGAGGTGCGCCAGGCCATCCGGATCCTGGCGCCGGTGGATGCGCCCGTATTCGTAACGGGAGAAAAGGGGGTGGGGAGAGCCCGGATCGCGGAGGCGTTGCACTCTCTCTCGGGTTCCAGACATCCACTTCTAAGGGTCGACAAGGAAACACAGGGGCTCCCGGATGGACACGGAGCGATATTGCTATGCGACATCGATGCGTTTCCGGTTCCCGAGCAACGCCGTTGGTTCACCGAACTACACAGGATCCGGGGCCAGAGTTCCGATTTTTCCCGGATCTTGGCGACCGGGAGAGAGGGTGCCGGCACCGCGCAGGATGGGACCAGCCTCGATGCGCGTCTCTACAAGGAACTCAACACGCTTCGTATTCGTGTTCCAGCCCTGCGTGAACGGCCAGCCGACATCGAGGCCCTGGCTCACGAGTTGATGGCAGAAGCCGCTCAGAGCATGGGCATCGAAGGCCATCGGCTCTCGGACGAGGCGATCCAAGCCCTCCTGGGGCAACCCTGGCCAGGGAACATCCGCGAGCTCAAGAACGTGCTGGAAAAAGCGCTGGCCTATGCCGGGGGGCGAGTCGTCTCTGGAGCGGCGATCCGGGAAGCCATCCGGGCGGTCGTCTGTCAGCAGCATGAAGGCCTCTTGCAGCGCCGGGCCGCACGGCATGCGGCAGAGCGAGACGAACTGGTCGATCTGCTCGATCAGTGTGGCGGAAACATGGCGGAGATGGCACGGCGTCTCGGGATGACACGGGGCGCCGTGGCCTATCGATTGAAGAAGCACGGGTTGGCCTAG
- a CDS encoding HAMP domain-containing histidine kinase, with translation MLSRTIDAPLAMILLAVLLSRAQRIAVRVPGASGVESLGDVHQVGKEARFISEKFAARGRIHAELAHEIGKPLGVLEVLACKLRDGSIEPERQADAHASMARLAGQLRELVRSVLEQDQEPVASDPVHLADLIENARREVEDVHGSGRVVVHPLPRLPHLPIGSERLGRVLVNLLDNAIEAVDDLRPVELRVLCVNHTLHLEVRDEGAGIPGEHLHRVMDPFVSFRHGGSGLGLWISRKIVAELGGSLEIESESGWGTIARVRIQFAEAEAAA, from the coding sequence TTGCTCTCGCGCACGATCGACGCGCCTCTCGCGATGATTCTCCTGGCCGTCCTTCTATCGAGGGCCCAGCGGATCGCCGTTCGCGTGCCCGGAGCTTCAGGTGTTGAGTCTCTCGGCGACGTGCATCAGGTTGGGAAAGAGGCACGCTTCATCTCGGAGAAGTTTGCCGCCAGGGGCCGCATTCATGCAGAGCTCGCTCACGAGATCGGCAAGCCCCTGGGTGTGCTCGAGGTGCTTGCCTGCAAGCTTCGCGACGGGTCCATCGAGCCCGAGCGTCAGGCTGATGCGCACGCGTCGATGGCCCGTCTGGCGGGCCAGCTACGGGAACTCGTTCGGAGTGTGCTCGAGCAGGACCAGGAACCCGTCGCTTCGGATCCAGTCCATCTCGCAGATTTGATCGAGAACGCACGACGCGAGGTCGAAGACGTGCACGGATCGGGCCGGGTCGTGGTCCATCCCTTGCCGCGCCTGCCTCATCTACCGATCGGTTCGGAACGCCTCGGCCGCGTCCTCGTCAATCTTCTCGACAACGCAATCGAAGCCGTCGACGACCTTCGGCCGGTCGAGCTGCGTGTTCTCTGCGTCAATCACACGCTTCATCTCGAAGTCCGGGATGAGGGTGCCGGAATTCCCGGCGAGCACCTGCATCGCGTGATGGATCCGTTCGTGAGCTTTCGACACGGGGGCTCCGGGCTGGGCCTTTGGATCTCGCGGAAGATCGTCGCGGAGTTGGGCGGAAGTCTCGAGATCGAATCCGAGTCGGGCTGGGGAACGATTGCACGAGTCCGGATCCAATTCGCCGAGGCTGAGGCCGCGGCATGA
- a CDS encoding fatty acid desaturase, protein MRDPRLAEVEWRDLCDLGKIEVAYEVVIYVPWLLASFVFAHWGTTWHLAWFVPALASSFVFFLCGLRQVHNAFHYAVGVTPKTNEWLMFVLSPLMMSSMHAVQWNHLRHHRHCMDDNDVEAMSARMPGWKALATGPQFPIRLHHAALTLGKPKIKKWIYAELAVVATMVIATFFILDFSWLKYHVMAMAVGQCFSAFFAVWTVHHGCDRTHYIARTLRNDVKSFVSYNMFYHMEHHLFPAVPTCHLPELSKRLDVVAPELRSKIVW, encoded by the coding sequence CTGCGAGACCCGCGGCTCGCTGAAGTGGAATGGAGGGATCTCTGCGATCTCGGCAAGATCGAGGTGGCCTACGAGGTTGTGATCTACGTGCCCTGGCTGCTGGCGTCCTTCGTGTTCGCCCATTGGGGGACGACCTGGCATCTGGCCTGGTTCGTTCCGGCGCTGGCCAGCTCGTTCGTCTTCTTCCTCTGCGGGCTACGCCAGGTCCACAACGCCTTCCACTACGCCGTGGGTGTCACTCCGAAGACCAACGAGTGGCTGATGTTCGTGCTTTCCCCCCTGATGATGAGCTCCATGCATGCGGTGCAGTGGAACCACCTTCGTCATCATCGGCACTGCATGGACGACAACGATGTCGAAGCCATGAGCGCGCGCATGCCGGGCTGGAAGGCATTGGCCACCGGTCCCCAGTTTCCGATTCGGCTCCATCACGCGGCACTCACTCTCGGGAAGCCGAAGATCAAGAAGTGGATCTATGCGGAGCTCGCGGTCGTTGCCACGATGGTAATCGCGACGTTCTTCATTCTCGATTTTTCGTGGCTGAAGTATCACGTCATGGCCATGGCTGTCGGCCAATGCTTCTCGGCATTCTTTGCCGTATGGACGGTGCACCACGGTTGCGATCGCACCCACTACATCGCGCGGACGCTGCGCAACGACGTCAAATCGTTCGTCAGTTACAACATGTTCTATCACATGGAGCATCACCTCTTCCCGGCGGTGCCCACGTGTCACCTGCCGGAGCTTTCGAAGCGCCTGGACGTCGTGGCGCCGGAGCTGCGCAGCAAGATCGTCTGGTGA
- a CDS encoding alpha-L-fucosidase codes for MAYAPTLESLRTHQVPEWFHDAKLGIFIHWSVSSVPAFAPRSAGIDEIFAGETDQTESPYSEWYWNSLKLPGSAVQRHHQETYGDLPYESFADDYRKGLEQWEPAAWAEHFRAAGARYIVLVTKHHDGFCLWPSDVAHPNPKWKGWNTGRDVVGELASAVREAGMRYGVYYSGGLDWTFDDRPLEGLVDVFAGMPGGAYPEYAAAQVRELIERVAPDVLWNDITWPDYPAELWRLLAHYYNAVPEGVINDRWLTRSWLIPLIRLRPVTRLLEALLVRQIKKSGGSIAPPSPPMCDYRTPEYASFPDIQKKKWECVRGMDKSFGYNHTSLPEDFVSKEDLIHSLIDIVSKNGNLLLNVGPRGRDAQIPELQMERLRWLGEFLAQNAEGIYDTRPWTRAEGKTREGIPVRFTRKGKTVYAFLLGRPDGESVTFMDLPVPAGASLHWLGAPTLPGVERLGADTKVPLPEARPGEVARALAIEGVPD; via the coding sequence GTGGCGTACGCTCCGACTCTCGAAAGCCTGCGCACGCACCAGGTTCCCGAGTGGTTTCACGACGCAAAGCTCGGGATCTTCATCCACTGGAGTGTTTCATCCGTGCCGGCCTTCGCGCCCCGAAGCGCGGGTATCGATGAAATCTTCGCCGGCGAAACGGACCAGACCGAATCGCCTTACTCCGAGTGGTATTGGAACTCCCTGAAGCTTCCGGGCTCAGCCGTGCAACGGCACCACCAGGAAACCTACGGCGATCTTCCGTACGAGAGTTTCGCGGACGACTACCGCAAAGGCCTCGAGCAATGGGAACCCGCAGCGTGGGCGGAACACTTCCGGGCAGCTGGGGCGCGCTACATCGTCCTGGTGACCAAGCATCACGACGGCTTCTGTTTGTGGCCAAGCGACGTCGCTCATCCGAATCCGAAGTGGAAGGGATGGAATACCGGGCGGGATGTCGTCGGCGAGCTGGCTTCTGCCGTTCGCGAGGCGGGCATGCGCTACGGCGTCTACTACTCCGGTGGCCTCGATTGGACCTTCGATGATCGCCCCCTCGAAGGCCTCGTCGATGTGTTTGCGGGAATGCCTGGCGGCGCCTACCCGGAATATGCCGCCGCTCAGGTGCGTGAGCTGATCGAGCGGGTGGCCCCAGATGTTCTCTGGAACGACATCACCTGGCCGGACTACCCGGCTGAACTCTGGAGGCTGCTCGCCCACTACTACAACGCAGTGCCCGAGGGCGTCATCAACGATCGCTGGCTGACGCGGAGTTGGCTGATCCCGCTGATACGTCTTCGGCCGGTGACCCGGTTGCTCGAAGCCCTGCTCGTGCGTCAGATCAAGAAGAGCGGCGGCTCCATCGCGCCGCCATCCCCGCCGATGTGCGACTACCGCACACCCGAATACGCTTCGTTCCCCGACATCCAGAAAAAGAAATGGGAATGCGTGCGGGGGATGGACAAGAGCTTCGGTTACAACCATACGTCGTTGCCCGAAGATTTCGTGTCCAAGGAGGATCTGATTCACTCACTGATCGACATCGTGAGCAAGAACGGGAACCTGCTGCTGAACGTCGGGCCACGGGGCAGGGATGCCCAGATTCCCGAGCTGCAGATGGAACGTCTTCGCTGGCTAGGCGAATTTCTCGCGCAGAATGCCGAAGGAATCTACGACACCCGCCCGTGGACCCGGGCGGAAGGGAAGACCCGGGAGGGAATTCCCGTGCGCTTCACCCGCAAGGGAAAGACGGTCTACGCTTTCCTGCTTGGCCGGCCGGACGGGGAGAGCGTGACCTTCATGGATCTGCCCGTGCCCGCGGGCGCGTCGCTGCATTGGTTGGGTGCGCCGACGCTCCCCGGAGTCGAACGATTGGGTGCCGACACGAAAGTGCCCCTGCCGGAAGCGAGGCCGGGGGAGGTTGCCCGAGCGCTGGCGATCGAGGGCGTGCCAGACTGA